Proteins from a genomic interval of Scophthalmus maximus strain ysfricsl-2021 chromosome 22, ASM2237912v1, whole genome shotgun sequence:
- the LOC118292136 gene encoding tetranectin, which translates to MELRGVCLLLGALLLVNCSLQQTPSRKKPVKKDATKDHAIEELQKQINDIVDELNLLKERQALQTVCLKGVKIHGKCFLADPVRKHYHTASEDCNALGGVLSTPTSSDENDQLRDYVRQSVGPDDQIWLGVNDMATEGTWVDQTGSGATYKNWDASDARSPQPDGGKSQNCATLSAASRSGKWSDENCRDEKASVCQFNIV; encoded by the exons ATGGAGCTCAGAggagtgtgtttgctgctgggagcgctgctgctggtgaacTGCTCGCTGCAGCAGACTCCATCGAGGAAGAAGCCGGTGAAAAAGG ATGCGACAAAGGACCACGCCATcgaggagctgcagaaacagaTCAACGACATCGTGGATGAGCTCAACCTCCTGAAGGAGCGACAGGCCCTGCAGACAG TCTGCTTGAAAGGCGTAAAGATCCACGGCAAGTGTTTCTTGGCTGACCCTGTGAGGAAGCACTATCACACCGCCAGCGAGGACTGCAACGCCCTGGGCGGTGTCCTCAGCACGCCCACGTCCAGCGACGAGAACGACCAGCTCCGGGACTACGTCCGCCAGAGCGTCGGCCCCGACGACCAGATCTGGCTGGGGGTCAACGACATGGCGACCGAGGGCACCTGGGTGGACCAGACGGGCTCCGGCGCCACGTACAAAAACTGGGACGCCTCCGACGCGCGGTCCCCTCAGCCGGACGGCGGCAAGTCCCAGAACTGCGCCACCCTGTCGGCCGCCTCCCGCTCAGGGAAGTGGTCCGACGAGAACTGCCGCGACGAGAAGGCCTCCGTCTGCCAGTTCAACATCGTCTGA